TCTGCAGATGTAACTCTACTCTACACCAAATAATACGCTCAGTTTTGAAACTGTGACCTTCCCCTTATGAGGCACACCAAGTGGGCGAGCCCCATGTTGACAAGTCAAGTTAAATGAACCATGATTTTTTTACCAAAACCAAAAAATTATTGTCATGGGTCTCTTTCAAGCGCAATATGCCCTCTCTTTTGCCTTGAAAGATAAACTCAAATGGCTATAAAATACTTATTATTGACTTAATAACCCACCTAATTATACATCTATGACCctcaacccattccctatcctCATCCAATTCCTTATAATCTAGGGAAAATGTAAGGAAATCATAAAAACACCACTTCATCCCATTTCCCATCCCTAAATTTTTAGGAAAAACGAAAGTGAATCTCTATATTCCGGGATTTATTCATTCCATATATCATTTCCCAAAAGTTTAAGTAACTAGAGAAAGATATAGGAAATGGGATGTGGGAAGTATTTAAAAGTTAGAACATTTTTTAGGGAAATAGATGGTTGTTAGTCAAATTATTGGAATAGGGAATGGATTGTGAATGTTGCATAAAGAAACGTCATTCACGTTTTAGCAATGTCAGTAGGGTAATCATAATTTTTGTTGTCCCATCTAATTACCGTACGTGTCTAGCCTTATTGTTTTTACCATCGGTTTGTTTTAGTTGAGTTTTGTGTAATTAATTTCCTTGTTTGTGTAATTCTATTTTGTTGGATTCTTATGTAGTGATGAAGAGATTATTGTCAAATTTTGGAAAGTTGCACTACTACATGGTAACTAAGTTTTGTATTGGTTATTTTCTTTTAGTTGCTTCCTTTTTCGATGATCCGTTAATTGCCTCCTTCACGATTGAATGTTTGGTTTCTATTAGTTGTCAGCAGTGCCGCATATCAAGTGTCTCCAAAAAGACAAAGTGGAACACAATACAACACTTATGATACTTAAGTTTATAACACAGGAAGTATGTACATCAAATTGTAATCATTTTGAACATTGTTATGAAGCATTTATAACGGCGCTGAAAAATGATACACCGGAGGTAATAAAGCAGATCACAACAACTTTTCCACACTCAGTTTGGTACAGAACCATTGATGGTTATACACTCCCCCAAGTTTCAATAATGAACCGTTGTGAGAATATTTACAACTTTTTTGTGCATGAGGTGACTCATAACAAGTGTTTCCATACTTTAATTGTTGACCAAGATGAAAATAACCTTTTGCACTTGGCTGGACAATTGGCGCCTACACACAAACTCAACATGGTTACTGGTGCAGCCCTACAAATGCAAATGGAATTGCAGTGGTTTCAGGTAAATATAGAATTTTTAGTAAAAAAATTGTTTGAATGTATTTGTTGTAACAAGATAAACTTATAGGACGTAGGCAAATTAGTGCGACCTAAGGAAAGGGAGGCTGTGAACAAAAACAAAGAAACGCCATTAATGGTATTTAGAAGAGAACACAAGTATTTGAGAAAAGAAGGAGAAGTGTGGTTGAAAAAGACTGCAGATTCATACACAATCACGGCTGCCCTAATTATCACAATAGTTTTTGCAGCGGCTATTACTGTACCGGGTGGAAACAAAGAGGATACTGGGTATCCAACTTTTGCAACCAAGTTGGGCTTCAAAATATCTATTGTCTCTGATGCAATCTCATTGTTCACATCCACCACTGCCTTGTTATTGTTTTTATCCATTCTCACAGCACACTATGCTGAAGAGGATTTTCTCTACAAGTTACCTAAGAGATTGATACTAGGCCTTGTGATGCTATTTATGTCGGTGACAACCATGTTGATTGCCTTTAGTGCAACATTATATATTATGCTTGGGCAAGATAAATCGTGGATACTTATCATAATTGCCACAATAACATGTCTTCCAATTGCTTCATTCATGACATTGCAGTTACCATTGCTTGTTGATCTCATCTCTTCAACATATGGTCGTGGAATATTTGGTAAACGAAGTGACCTTAGGATAGCATGATAAGAGAGCATAAATTGTTGCAATTTCTTGTATACATTTTGTAATAAATAACAATAAGACAAGATATTCAATTTCTTTTATAAGGCTTAACCTTTTGTACTTTGGTATAACCTATCATGCACAAATATgtaaattgttttggtcaaatgtcataacaaaataaTTCTACAACCACCACCATAACTAGACTCTATCGACTAACGTTGTTAGGTCCTATTCAGTTCTCCCACAAGAACTAAACACCTTTTGTGATCTACTAAGACAGTGAAAACAAACATAGTAAGCTGGTGAGCTTCATAGGTTTCAATGAAATATACCAATAAAAGATATAATtcataaaagttatatatatacacattgtTTTGGCCAAAAATCATTTTAAGGATAATGTAATCAAATTTTGATTGTGAGGTACAGTGCTTATGTGTATGAACAACAATGTAATCAATTTATAAAGTGAAAATGATAATGAACACTGATATTTGTacaaggaaaaagcccttgatcctTATGAGATCCCCGacacaaaaaacctcgggtgatggaaactaccaatcaccaactACATTGAAAAGTAAGTAGTAATTCAATACAACTTCGGAAGATAATGAGCTTAATACAATAGAAACTAGTGTTTGCAGTTTGAGTGTTTGCGAGAGAGAGTGTGAATGTTGTCGTGTGTG
This is a stretch of genomic DNA from Helianthus annuus cultivar XRQ/B chromosome 16, HanXRQr2.0-SUNRISE, whole genome shotgun sequence. It encodes these proteins:
- the LOC110915737 gene encoding uncharacterized protein LOC110915737 isoform X3 gives rise to the protein MDEGSQQYPYPSHVNTGSFLSIKLSGKPNYMQWQEQMLCLVDSHDMLGFIDGTLKKPKENNASKTKANMPAFAAKYREWKRSDTLVKGWIFGSLSEDVMGTVVGLQTARDVWNKLKVNYRTLPVSASIVAKSTKDVEEYMPLYRAIQVGDWETTLDFFNNKKSALTDKLNVYGHRAIHIAIGNPENTSFLEKLLEKITPELLPTLVNDRKQNAMHYAAGLDNYVAAKMLVAKNPVLLFMVSKNKHLPIQQAVHHSHKTTFRYLLEMCKHYIQFSEKEGCHSPFKGEKGVRLLNDTILAGFLDVPTEKRLNHANKNADIENQETHRANPVTKCTKSYAYSVMKRLLSNFGKLHYYMLSAVPHIKCLQKDKVEHNTTLMILKFITQEVCTSNCNHFEHCYEAFITALKNDTPEVIKQITTTFPHSVWYRTIDGYTLPQVSIMNRCENIYNFFVHEVTHNKCFHTLIVDQDENNLLHLAGQLAPTHKLNMVTGAALQMQMELQWFQDVGKLVRPKEREAVNKNKETPLMVFRREHKYLRKEGEVWLKKTADSYTITAALIITIVFAAAITVPGGNKEDTGYPTFATKLGFKISIVSDAISLFTSTTALLLFLSILTAHYAEEDFLYKLPKRLILGLVMLFMSVTTMLIAFSATLYIMLGQDKSWILIIIATITCLPIASFMTLQLPLLVDLISSTYGRGIFGKRSDLRIA
- the LOC110915737 gene encoding uncharacterized protein LOC110915737 isoform X5, which encodes MPLYRAIQVGDWETTLDFFNNKKSALTDKLNVYGHRAIHIAIGNPENTSFLEKLLEKITPELLPTLVNDRKQNAMHYAAGLDNYVAAKMLVAKNPVLLFMVSKNKHLPIQQAVHHSHKTTFRYLLEMCKHYIQFSEKEGCHSPFKGEKGVRLLNDTILAGFLDDAYNLLQDYPELARTTVANLKVPLWCIANKRDAYPSAKQYNFYQRFVYSYVPTEKRLNHANKNADIENQETHRANPVTKCTKSYAYSVMKRLLSNFGKLHYYMLSAVPHIKCLQKDKVEHNTTLMILKFITQEVCTSNCNHFEHCYEAFITALKNDTPEVIKQITTTFPHSVWYRTIDGYTLPQVSIMNRCENIYNFFVHEVTHNKCFHTLIVDQDENNLLHLAGQLAPTHKLNMVTGAALQMQMELQWFQDVGKLVRPKEREAVNKNKETPLMVFRREHKYLRKEGEVWLKKTADSYTITAALIITIVFAAAITVPGGNKEDTGYPTFATKLGFKISIVSDAISLFTSTTALLLFLSILTAHYAEEDFLYKLPKRLILGLVMLFMSVTTMLIAFSATLYIMLGQDKSWILIIIATITCLPIASFMTLQLPLLVDLISSTYGRGIFGKRSDLRIA
- the LOC110915737 gene encoding uncharacterized protein LOC110915737 isoform X2, whose protein sequence is MLCLVDSHDMLGFIDGTLKKPKENNASKTKANMPAFAAKYREWKRSDTLVKGWIFGSLSEDVMGTVVGLQTARDVWNKLKVNYRTLPVSASIVAKSTKDVEEYMPLYRAIQVGDWETTLDFFNNKKSALTDKLNVYGHRAIHIAIGNPENTSFLEKLLEKITPELLPTLVNDRKQNAMHYAAGLDNYVAAKMLVAKNPVLLFMVSKNKHLPIQQAVHHSHKTTFRYLLEMCKHYIQFSEKEGCHSPFKGEKGVRLLNDTILAGFLDDAYNLLQDYPELARTTVANLKVPLWCIANKRDAYPSAKQYNFYQRFVYSYVPTEKRLNHANKNADIENQETHRANPVTKCTKSYAYSVMKRLLSNFGKLHYYMLSAVPHIKCLQKDKVEHNTTLMILKFITQEVCTSNCNHFEHCYEAFITALKNDTPEVIKQITTTFPHSVWYRTIDGYTLPQVSIMNRCENIYNFFVHEVTHNKCFHTLIVDQDENNLLHLAGQLAPTHKLNMVTGAALQMQMELQWFQDVGKLVRPKEREAVNKNKETPLMVFRREHKYLRKEGEVWLKKTADSYTITAALIITIVFAAAITVPGGNKEDTGYPTFATKLGFKISIVSDAISLFTSTTALLLFLSILTAHYAEEDFLYKLPKRLILGLVMLFMSVTTMLIAFSATLYIMLGQDKSWILIIIATITCLPIASFMTLQLPLLVDLISSTYGRGIFGKRSDLRIA